In Wolbachia endosymbiont of Spodoptera picta, a single window of DNA contains:
- the tuf gene encoding elongation factor Tu yields the protein MTAIVEAFGKPHVNVGTIGHVDHGKTTLTAAITKHYGNFVAYDQIDKAPEERKRGITIATAHVEYQTEKRHYAHVDCPGHADYVKNMIVGAAQMDAAILVVSGVDGPMPQTREHILLAKQVGVGYIVVYINKADVADADMIDLVEMEVRELLSKYGFPGDEVPMIVGSALKALEDDSSEYGKKSIDKLMEKLDEYVAVPPRPIDLPFLLPIEDVFSISGRGTVVTGRIEKGEIKTGDEIEIIGLKGTQKTICTGVEMFKKLLDKGSAGLNVGILLRGTKREEVERGQVLAKPGTITPHKKFNAEVYILKKEEGGRHTPFFGNYQPQFYLRTTDVTGSIKLLDGKEMVMPGDNVSIEVELQVPIAMDKGLRFAIREGGRTVGSGVVSEILE from the coding sequence ATGACAGCGATAGTAGAAGCATTTGGAAAGCCGCATGTAAACGTGGGAACGATAGGACATGTGGATCATGGGAAGACAACGTTAACAGCGGCGATAACAAAGCATTATGGTAATTTTGTAGCATATGATCAAATAGATAAAGCGCCAGAAGAGAGAAAGAGAGGTATAACAATAGCAACAGCGCATGTTGAATATCAAACAGAAAAGAGACACTATGCACACGTTGATTGCCCTGGACATGCTGATTATGTAAAGAATATGATAGTAGGTGCAGCACAGATGGATGCAGCGATATTGGTAGTGTCAGGGGTTGATGGGCCGATGCCACAAACGAGAGAGCATATATTGCTGGCAAAACAGGTGGGTGTTGGATATATCGTGGTATATATAAATAAAGCTGATGTTGCTGATGCTGATATGATAGATTTGGTAGAAATGGAAGTGAGAGAGTTGCTGAGTAAGTATGGATTTCCAGGTGATGAAGTGCCTATGATAGTTGGGTCTGCGTTAAAAGCATTAGAGGATGATAGTAGTGAGTATGGAAAGAAATCAATAGATAAATTGATGGAGAAGTTAGATGAGTATGTGGCAGTACCTCCAAGGCCTATAGATTTGCCGTTTTTGTTGCCAATAGAAGATGTATTTTCAATATCGGGCCGAGGGACGGTAGTAACAGGAAGAATAGAGAAGGGGGAGATAAAGACAGGGGACGAGATAGAGATAATAGGTCTGAAAGGGACGCAAAAGACGATATGTACTGGTGTTGAGATGTTTAAGAAGTTGCTAGATAAGGGAAGTGCAGGACTCAATGTAGGAATACTACTAAGAGGAACAAAGAGAGAAGAAGTGGAGAGAGGGCAAGTACTGGCAAAACCAGGGACAATAACCCCGCATAAGAAATTTAATGCGGAGGTGTATATATTGAAGAAAGAAGAAGGAGGAAGGCATACACCATTTTTTGGAAATTATCAGCCACAGTTTTATTTAAGGACAACGGATGTAACTGGGAGCATAAAATTGCTAGATGGAAAGGAGATGGTAATGCCAGGGGACAATGTAAGTATAGAAGTGGAGTTGCAAGTACCAATAGCAATGGATAAAGGATTGCGTTTTGCGATAAGAGAAGGTGGTAGAACTGTTGGTTCTGGGGTTGTTTCGGAAATTTTAGAATGA
- the rpsJ gene encoding 30S ribosomal protein S10, which yields MKQDIYIRIKAFDCSLLEKCIREFIDQLKQFNADLSGPIALPRKDSKFTVNRSPHVDKKSREQFEMRISKRLIIVHNPTSTMMKMLADLSFSAGVEVDLKVKEVNI from the coding sequence ATGAAGCAAGATATATATATTAGAATCAAAGCTTTCGATTGTTCTTTGTTGGAAAAGTGTATTCGCGAGTTTATTGATCAATTAAAGCAGTTTAATGCAGATTTATCTGGTCCGATTGCGTTGCCAAGAAAAGATTCTAAATTTACTGTTAATAGGTCTCCTCATGTTGATAAAAAATCTCGTGAGCAATTTGAAATGAGAATTTCTAAGCGGTTAATTATTGTACATAATCCTACTTCTACTATGATGAAGATGCTTGCAGATTTATCTTTTTCTGCTGGTGTAGAAGTGGATTTAAAGGTTAAGGAAGTTAATATTTAG